From a single Lolium rigidum isolate FL_2022 chromosome 7, APGP_CSIRO_Lrig_0.1, whole genome shotgun sequence genomic region:
- the LOC124677371 gene encoding uncharacterized membrane protein At4g09580-like — protein MGRDDRFPVWEAALGAGVAAVFAAGLVGVYLSMPDSDYSFLKLPHNLQELQILTGHLENYTSDYTVQVLIGYCAVYIFMQTFMIPGTIFMSLLAGALFGQLRGVALVVFAASAGASSCYFLSKMIGKPLVFSLWPDKLTFFQKQVARRRQKLLNYMLFLRVTPTLPNTFINLASPIVDVPYHTFLLATLIGLIPAAYVTVRAGIALGELTSLSDLYDTQSVALLFLIGIVSVTPALLGKDEAQEKTPEIAVATS, from the exons atggGGAGGGATGACAGGTTCCCGGTCTGGGAGGCCGCGCTCGGCGCCGGGGTCGCCGCCGTCTTCGCCGCGGGGCTCGTCGGGGTCTACCTCTCCATGCCGGACTCCGACTACAGCTTCCTCAAGTTGCCCCACAACCTCCAGGAGCTCCAAATCCTCAC TGGCCATCTTGAGAACTATACCAGTGACTACACCGTGCAGGTGTTGATAGGTTACTGCGCTGTGTACATCTTCATGCAGACCTTCATGATCCCAGGGACGATATTTATGTCACTGCTTGCTGGTGCTCTATTCGGGCAACTCCGGGGCGTGGCTCTGGTCGTCTTTGCGGCCTCTGCTGGTGCTTCTTCATGCTATTTCCTGTCAAAGATGATTGGAAAGCCACTCGTGTTCTCTCTGTGGCCAGACAAGCTCACATTTTTCCAGAAGCAG GTTGCGAGAAGAAGACAAAAACTGTTGAATTACATGCTTTTCCTGAGGGTCACTCCGACATTGCCAAATACCTTCATCAACTTAGCTTCGCCCATTGTTGATGTACCTTACCATACCTTCTTACTGGCAACTCTAATTGGTCTCATCCCAGCTGCCTATGTGACAGTGAGG GCTGGGATTGCTCTAGGAGAATTAACATCGCTCAGTGACCTCTACGACACCCAGTCAGTAGCGCTGCTGTTCTTGATCGGGATCGTCTCGGTCACACCAGCACTGTTGGGCAAGGACGAGGCGCAAGAAAAAACACCGGAAATCGCAGTAGCCACTTCATGA